A single genomic interval of Labrus mixtus chromosome 6, fLabMix1.1, whole genome shotgun sequence harbors:
- the LOC132975140 gene encoding microtubule-associated protein 1A-like isoform X3, with translation MTNVQTVAVINPADKRSDAQTQEAVVTSEILTQENQSPLSHSSRTCVGESGVQSALEEAFFAAVGAALPLATPTMPEVRESERREGESVRRDSVDAVVAAIAEGERAERAEKDCEGIEESVSSAGREKEEGPLHSLPRLALICSQGERSAKEGQAASEESRKMPQNSAETERKEGPRETRSDRSADSEISPTEEACFNTSPLGLLTAPDCQDHIAAGPEGGGGGGGGGGGEEVGEKGGRVKDYTALSQPGGSPCGVSSAETETCPPTDVAESQLKSQSCREPPVASISASICTEQDRFSHSCQEQQQRCSAISPLSTHPEQVSSDTDLTQNLILEEALSFLRPFTETERHRSQVFPSPRPLLSSQQILQASSDQQVRPRSSKTEEAAEVQPQTESNSDSSGVSVHACDSSRGRNLRVHFEDTVKKDSDPSADFRNMEFASLPPVTVHESLHYPVVEASYTFPGFLSLRKPDFITNAAPTKGEKAIRSSTEKEGCGHTQDAKKDLKKDRSESETEACKTQLSCPAMKNPDGNKECFDLPQTTSVAVPEGDRLIVEQVSAEVAKQFEEKKGGEKEGDNSHAQSEVRPQDSAKVEEKAGKQRLLTSSSVLPPETVTCKPLNDVTDELPVELLSSGLDPGSKPEMLNSASPQTKPCDPSFQPSTKSDQTPPSGQTNTSESKTHSADLTTDESATSEAAAASDESIPAIEQCASNPAFVPRPPGPMLSHLEFIRDGDVSPPPEQTDGGTKVSAEVKGDNDRKVAQDNVKEDMTCPKLEDTNYAALSNSAMNHGNIASSKEENVTPPIQPPGAVGGSDNVISLSHTKSDSSVGIKPVICESSIKDDVTVVSCPLAFSLRTNEEIKQNKEKQNVDYQTSTPAVRKEDEQLDEATENNQKETEDSSEMQTGNTTTQPSNEADKETVEERGDLQPSHKHKVEKAESPIKDTTKEGGEITSKSHTDASSLSPDRDRPAGSSHDTPKAKMQPGSETHKTPTLNLKYSPDRDSAQDLSGQSQSAADPNCFAQQQEQLASEHPTEELSGVCLEGKETTNGQVRLAQTPVVHVEEGDGSVRRSCQSGSRDELTGDDKERVMDLRKGGGDEGEAAAALDRVYVTSHLASDLNERGSAAEENDLELITSHSLVGETKQATDDNKGQTLGVAGSVTVSASEAELVSDLSGKGQQKSKQLSACQDHNENPKTSKNTAVSVESASHRREASPFRIPASSKVGADSSDIHAEVHTPSAKQADQKLQKDYSEKSHSGATEECDIQGAKCEPFELQSSVTQSSTEAETAIKGPDVEEITEEDKAALGRDKADSQGMDQSGIKVVNNEATQKEKGVQDEGSGFGSVKDSDLSESEQPQSSSDSIGLLKETENSNDLANQITVDTQSSISSKCLDDFASTSPAAKPHDEVVLPEPAQNSVVKPIAAASQSEVRPVEEVTSCISAVSVNKESPAAGPRAPQPETNWIRALKEAALDSQSKEEKTEKTARRFPSLESPQEFLTPSEEIDAPLRHEESPPPEKEIPPLRKPVDLPEPLNKTTEIPPLKKPVDLPEPLNKTTEIPPLRKPVDLPEPLNKTTEIPPLKKPVDLPEPLNKTTEIPPLKKPVDLPEPLNKTTEIPPLKKPVDLPEPLNKTTEIPPLKKPVDLPEPLKKTSELLEPRRSTQVELPKETEKVELSEQTKEEPKDCQEPKQSTEETLPVGTEPVELVEKVEFPEPTQSTTEEFPEDAESVELSGPIEKAEELSEQTQSTNTVELQQETNTVELQQETNTVELSEQIDKEEEPQEELQEPEREPVPSLEPAQETAESFEPTESTATLSEPIKNEEPEPIKSTAEHQEPGLTEEPEDKPAEIPPEEPNLEDPTEESAGTDILQDLAEALQDSGPPLVEQAEKGDRAAASAPPPTSESCILPAFPSHLHDITEFPTPPPTPPERLTFDSLPTPPASPTFPPPPPPDPASPPPAPASPPLPPADQGEDHLPASAPFNPPLRSSDSDGAFETPESTTPVKAASPTEPQTQHLPFDDIAGADFSFSDPASDLTSADRPCRSPSIVFDEDRPIAASGTYNIEVLASDTSTHTLTRSQSLQGGELDADADGSLIEGSTAGGFHLHSESFSVGTESAPGTLHRPKKVRPGSLKKKPFLRQNSNPESPRPASSGGTPEINRRAKPRTASPLQAQEEADGGSATPSPGGTLRKTRKSRVVTPPPLPEETGHTIPALPLCQEETPPPCSPPNREESPIPPATSYQWDPDNFDNIDPFKTGGSKIANSPVLGRKDPVCAAVSEPPESPAVSAVEPSPPSPPATADPEEQPILPKRQPVRLEFDYSEEGSEASHRASPPPPKKVGKKPGGKMPLRKPKLGLKKAAPAQSEQLDNNPPDSRNGNDEEIPVHKGSYNFEPDKWDDPNFNPFSPKKGVGNSPKLPRPSHSFNSDDFDDSIDPFKSTNKMADSPPKASASFDLSSSDFDNENENDNVAELGDQNQNKPAKKKKTPIKSNTFRVKRSPKKSPLSELCQDPPPADEPSSLHTQDDHATDEEKLASSTGHKWNLHDMEADLNSDQQDFPQPSDLTSFVNESSLPHRAPAQDYEIEYMEKIGSSSPPLSLKKPSLYLKLDSVSDSLTKNMHDHGSEPGSPCTGSFEEMEAQISAGMKMPVLSTRPGPEGSAGDKGRKRESESLSRTQSTERDEQPPVEAPAPAPAPAMPPLDMLSECDDPLQYLESDLAETNPTAFAQKLQEELVLAALRIEALQVAKNISQCPSLSTVTPQSRLKKPSNRRWNINGSPLLKALFGGIVSLGQSSEQKLPPQSDITHRDLSSPVESAVSKNSLYTRTNSSSYIDGESPHLPGELDHSLGIAREEIVSKEKEVLEWQRKYEDSRQEVVEMRRIVSEYEKTIAQMIGEFKDDQKEKSLSHHTIQQLIMEKDQALSDLNSVEKSLADLFRRYEKMKDVLEGYRKNEEVLKKCAQEYLSRVRKEEQRYQALKIHAEEKLDRANSEIAQVRVKAKQEQAAYQASVRKEQMKVDSLERTLEQKNKEIEELTKICDELIAKMGRS, from the exons ATGACAAATGTCCAAACAGTTGCAGTTATCAATCCTGCTGATAAGAGATcagatgcacaaacacaggagGCTGTAGTTACCTCAGAGATACTCACACAGGAGAATCAGAGCCCACTCTCCCACAGCAGCAGAACTTGTGTGGGAGAGAGCGGCGTGCAGAGTGCCCTTGAAGAGGCTTTTTTCGCGGCGGTTGGTGCTGCGTTGCCACTGGCAACACCCACGATGCCAGAAgtgagagaaagcgagagaagagagggagaaagcgTGAGGCGTGATTCAGTAGATGCTGTAGTGGCAGCAATCGCGGAGGGTGAGCGAGCAGAAAGAGCGGAGAAGGATTGTGAAGGGATAGAAGAATCTGTCAGCTCTGCAGGCcgagagaaagaagaaggacCCCTGCACAGCCTCCCTCGGCTCGCGTTAATCTGTTCACAGGGGGAGCGCTCAGCCAAGGAGGGACAGGCTGCATCTGAGGAAAGCAGAAAAATGCCACAAAACTCTGCAGAGacggagaggaaggaaggaccgAGGGAGACGAGGAGCGATCGCAGTGCAGACTCAGAGATCTCACCAACAGAAGAAGCCTGTTTCAATACTTCTCCCCTTGGGCTACTTACTGCTCCTGATTGTCAGGATCACATTGCTGCAGGAccggaggggggaggaggaggaggaggaggaggaggaggagaggaggtgggagagaaaggagggcGAGTTAAAGATTACACTGCTCTCAGCCAGCCAGGAGGCTCTCCTTGTGGGGTGTCATCGGCCGAGACTGAGACGTGTCCGCCCACCGATGTTGCCGAGTCACAGCTGAAATCACAGAGCTGCCGGGAGCCGCCGGTCGCTTCTATCTCTGCGAGCATCTGCACCGAGCAGGACCGTTTCTCTCACTCCTgccaggagcagcagcagcgttgCTCAGCGATTTCCCCTCTCTCCACTCATCCTGAACAAGTCTCCAGCGACACAGATCTCACACAGAATCTGATTTTGGAAGAAGCACTTTCTTTTTTACGACCCTTtacagagacggagagacacCGCAGCCAAGTTTTTCCTTCCCCTCGGCCTCTGTTGTCTTCACAACAAATCCTGCAAGCGAGCAGCGATCAACAGGTACGACCGAGAAGTAGCAAAACAGAAGAGGCGGCTGAAGTTCAACCCCAGACAGAGAGCAATAGTGACAGTTCTGGAGTAAGTGTGCACGCGTGTGACAGCAGCAGGGGACGCAACCTCAGAGTTCATTTTGAGGACACGGTGAAGAAAGACAGCGATCCCTCGGCGGATTTCAGAAACATGGAGTTCGCCTCTTTGCCTCCGGTGACCGTGCATGAGAGTTTGCACTATCCTGTCGTCGAAGCCAGCTACACTTTCCCAGGATTCCTCAGCCTGAGGAAACCGGATTTCATCACAAATGCAGCTCCTACCAAGGGTGAAAAAGCAATACGGAGCAGTACGGAGAAAGAGGGGTGTGGACACACTCAAGATGCCAAGAAGGACCTTAAAAAGGATCGGTCAGAGTCTGAGACCGAGGCCTGCAAAACACAGCTCTCATGTCCTGCCATGAAGAATCCGGATGGTAATAAAGAATGTTTTGACCTTCCACAAACGACGAGTGTTGCTGTACCCGAGGGCGATCGTCTGATAGTTGAGCAGGTGTCTGCAGAGGTGGCAAAGCAATTCGAAGAGAAGAAGGGAGGCGAGAAAGAGGGCGATAATTCACACGCTCAGTCTGAAGTCCGGCCTCAGGATTCTGCTAAAGTTGAAGAAAAAGCAGGTAAGCAGCGACTTCTGACCTCATCATCTGTGCTTCCACCTGAAACTGTTACCTGCAAGCCTTTAAATGATGTCACCGACGAGTTACCTGTTGAGCTACTCTCTTCTGGCCTTGACCCCGGTTCAAAACCTGAAATGTTGAACTCAGCCTCCCCTCAGACAAAGCCTTGTGACCCCAGTTTCCAGCCTTCCACAAAGTCAGATCAAACACCTCCCTCTGGACAAACGAACACCAGCGAATCCAAAACTCACTCCGCTGATCTCACAACGGATGAATCAGCGACTTCAGAAGCAGCAGCGGCCTCTGACGAGTCAATTCCCGCTATCGAGCAATGTGCCAGTAATCCTGCTTTTGTGCCGCGGCCTCCTGGCCCGATGTTGAGTCACTTGGAGTTCATTAGAGACGGtgatgtctctcctcctcctgagcaGACAGACGGCGGCACTAAAGTCTCTGCAGAAGTTAAAGGCGACAATGACAGGAAAGTGGCACAAGATAATGTTAAAGAAGATATGACTTGTCCTAAACTGGAGGATACAAATTATGCTGCGTTGTCGAATTCTGCAATGAATCATGGGAATATTGCATCttcaaaagaggaaaatgtgaCTCCTCCGATTCAGCCTCCTGGTGCAGTGGGCGGATCCGATAATGTAATTTCTCTATCACACACCAAGTCAGACTCCTCCGTTGGCATTAAACCTGTAATTTGTGAATCATCCATTAaggatgatgtcactgttgtcaGCTGCCCGCTCGCATTCAGCCTGCGTACAAACGAGGAAattaaacagaacaaagagaaacaaaacgtGGATTATCAGACTTCTACGCCTGCTGTAAGAAAGGAAGATGAACAGCTTGACGAGGCAACAGAGAACAATCAGAAGGAAACAGAAGACAGCAGTGAGatgcaaacaggaaacacaacaacacagccgaGTAATGAGGCTGATAAAGAGACTgtggaggaaagaggagacctGCAGCcatcacataaacacaaagtaGAAAAAGCTGAATCACCAATAAAGGATACAACAAAGGAGGGTGGAGAAATCACATCTAAAAGCCACACAGATGCATCTTCCTTATCtcctgacagagacagaccAGCAGGGTCATCTCATGACACACCAAAAGCTAAGATGCAGCCTGGTAGTGAGACTCACAAAACTCCAACATTGAACCTGAAATACAGCCCTGACAGGGATTCGGCACAAGATTTGAGCGGCCAATCGCAGTCTGCAGCAGATCCAAACTGCTTTGCTCAGCAACAGGAGCAACTGGCGTCAGAACATCCCACAGAGGAGCTGTCAGGTGTCTGTTTAGAGGGAAAGGAAACAACTAACGGTCAGGTCAGGCTGGCCCAGACGCCGGTGGTTCATGTGGAGGAAGGAGACGGCTCTGTCAGGCGGTCATGTCAGTCAGGAAGCAGGGATGAGCTGACAGGAGATGACAAGGAACGAGTGATGGATTTaaggaaaggtggaggagatgaaggGGAAGCTGCAGCAGCGCTCGACAGGGTTTATGTGACGTCTCACCTTGCCAGTGATTTAAATGAGAGAGGAAGTGCTGCTGAGGAAAATGACTTAGAGCTAATCACTTCTCACTCTCTTGTAGGAGAGACAAAACAGGCGACGGACGACAATAAAGGCCAGACTTTAGGGGTAGCCGGGTCGGTTACAGTTTCTGCGTCAGAAGCTGAGCTTGTGAGTGATCTGAGCGGTAAAGGTCagcaaaaaagcaaacaattaAGCGCCTGTCAGGACCATAATGAAAACCCCAAGACGTCAAAGAACACCGCTGTATCTGTCGAGTCTGCATCACACAGACGTGAGGCTTCACCTTTCCGAATTCCTGCTTCATCAAAGGTCGGCGCGGACAGTTCTGACATTCATGCAGAAGTTCATACTCCAAGTGCAAAGCAGGCCGACCAAAAGCTGCAAAAAGATTACAGTGAGAAAAGCCACAGCGGTGCAACCGAGGAGTGTGACATTCAGGGTGCAAAGTGTGAGCCTTTTGAGCTGCAAAGCTCagtcacacagagcagcacagaaGCAGAGACAGCCATAAAAGGCCCTGATGTAGAGGAGATCACAGAGGAGGATAAAGCAGCTTTGGGACGAGACAAAGCCGACAGCCAGGGGATGGATCAAAGTGGGATAAAAGTAGTAAACAATGAAgcaacacagaaagagaaaggtgTTCAGGATGAAGGCAGTGGCTTTGGGTCAGTTAAAGATTCAGACCTGAGTGAAAGTGAGCAGCCCCAAAGCAGCAGTGATAGCATTGGTCTTttgaaggaaacagaaaatagCAATGATTTAGCAAATCAAATAACTGTGGATACTCAATCTAGTATTTCATCAAAGTGCCTGGATGATTTTGCCTCAACATCTCCTGCAGCGAAGCCTCATGACGAGGTGGTATTGCCCGAGCCCGCCCAAAACAGTGTTGTAAAACCCATCGCTGCTGCTTCCCAATCTGAAGTAAGACCAGTGGAAGAAGTTACTTCCTGCATCTCTGCTGTGTCTGTGAATAAAGAGAGTCCTGCTGCTGGACCACGAGCCCCACAACCAGAGACAAACTGGATCAGAGCTCTAAAAGAAGCTGCACTCGATTCTCAgagtaaagaagagaaaacagagaagacgGCAAG ACGCTTCCCGTCTCTGGAGTCCCCTCAAGAGTTTCTCACTCCGAGTGAGGAGATAGACGCACCTCTGAGGCACGAGGAGAGCCCACCTCCGGAGAAAGAGATCCCCCCTTTGAGGAAGCCGGTGGATCTTCCTGAGCCTCTAAACAAGACCACAGAGATCCCCCCTTTGAAGAAGCCGGTGGATCTTCCTGAGCCTTTAAACAAGACCACAGAGATCCCCCCTTTGAGGAAGCCGGTGGATCTTCCTGAGCCTCTAAACAAGACCACAGAGATCCCCCCTTTGAAGAAGCCGGTGGATCTTCCTGAGCCTCTAAACAAGACCACAGAGATCCCCCCTTTGAAGAAGCCGGTGGATCTTCCTGAGCCTCTAAACAAGACCACAGAGATCCCCCCTTTGAAGAAGCCGGTGGATCTTCCTGAGCCTCTAAACAAGACCACAGAGATCCCCCCTTTGAAGAAGCCGGTGGATCTTCCTGAGCCTTTGAAAAAGACATCAGAGCTCCTAGAACCAAGACGGAGCACACAAGTAGAGCTCccgaaagaaacagagaaagtaGAGCTCTCTGAACAAACCAAGGAGGAACCAAAGGACTGCCAAGAACCAAAACAGAGCACAGAAGAAACTCTCCCAGTAGGAACAGAGCCAGTAGAGCTCGTCGAGAAAGTCGAGTTTCCAGAACCAACACAGAGCACAACAGAAGAGTTCCCAGAGGATGCAGAGTCGGTAGAGCTCTCAGGACCGATTGAGAAAGCAGAAGAGCtttcagaacaaacacagagcacaaaTACAGTAGAGCTCCAACAAGAAACAAATACAGTAGAGCTCCAACAAGAAACAAATACAGTAGAGCTCTCAGAACAAATCGACAAAGAGGAAGAGCCTCAAGAGGAGCTTCAGGAACCAGAAAGAGAGCCGGTACCTTCTCTAGAACCAGCGCAAGAAACAGCTGAGTCCTTCGAGCCAACAGAAAGCACAGCAACATTGTCAGAGccaataaaaaatgaagaaccAGAACCAATAAAGAGCACAGCAGAGCACCAAGAGCCGGGTCTGACAGAGGAGCCAGAGGACAAACCTGCGGAGATCCCACCTGAGGAGCCCAACTTGGAAGATCCAACCGAGGAGTCTGCAGGGACCGACATATTACAGGATCTCGCTGAGGCGCTACAGGACAGCGG GCCCCCCCTCGTTGAGCAGGCAGAGAAAGGTGACCGTGCCGCTGCCTCGGCCCCACCTCCGACCTCAGAATCCTGCATCCTGCCTGCCTTCCCGTCTCACCTTCACGACATCACAGAGTTCCCCACTCCTCCTCCCACACCCCCGGAGAGGCTCACCTTCGACTCTCTACCAACCCCACCTGCATCCCCcactttccctcctcctcctcctcctgatcctgcatctcctcctccagctcctgcatctcctcctctacctcctgcTGACCAGGGTGAGGACCACCTCCCTGCCTCTGCACCCTTCAACCCCCCTTTAAG GAGCTCAGACTCTGATGGAGCGTTTGAGACGCCTGAATCCACGACTCCAGTGAAGGCCGCTTCTCCCACAGAGCCGCAAACACAACATCTACCATTCGATGACATAG caggagcagacTTCTCGTTCTCTGATCCCGCCTCTGACTTGACCTCGGCCGACCGACCCTGCAGATCCCCGTCTATCGTCTTCGATGAGGACCGGCCCATTGCAGCGAGCGGGACTTACAACATTGAAGTTTTGGCTTCAGACACGTCGACTCACACTCTAACGCGTTCTCAGAGTCTCCAGGGAGGGGAGCTCGACGCCGATGCTGACGGCAGTCTGATCGAAGGATCGACGGCGGGAGGTTTTCATTTACATTCTGAGTCCTTCAGCGTGGGGACCGAGAGCGCACCCGGGACCCTCCACAGGCCGAAGAAAGTCCGCCCGGGGTCTTTGAAAAAGAAACCGTTCCTAAGACAGAACTCCAACCCGGAGAGTCCGAGGCCGGCGTCATCCGGCGGCACCCCGGAGATCAACAGGAGGGCAAAGCCGAGAACCGCCAGCCCCCTGCAGGCTCAGGAGGAGGCCGACGGAGGATCTGCGACCCCGAGTCCCGGAGGAACACTCAGAAAGACCAGGAAGAGCCGAGTggtgactcctccccctctccccgaGGAGACCGGTCACACAATCCCCGCCTTACCCTTGTGCCAGGAGGAGACTCCTCCGCCTTGTAGTCCACCGAACAGAGAGGAATCCCCCATCCCTCCGGCGACCTCCTACCAATGGGATCCAGATAACTTTGACAACATCGACCCTTTCAAAACTGGAGGAAGTAAAATAGCAAATTCCCCCGTCCTGGGCCGTAAAGACCCCGTGTGCGCCGCCGTTTCTGAACCTCCAGAAAGCCCCGCTGTCTCCGCTGTAGAGCCGAGTCCTCCGAGTCCTCCAGCGACCGCCGACCCCGAAGAGCAGCCCATCCTCCCCAAACGTCAGCCAGTAAGGCTGGAGTTTGACTACTCGGAGGAGGGCAGCGAGGCGTCCCACAGGGCCTCTCCTCCCCCGCCCAAGAAAGTGGGCAAGAAGCCGGGTGGCAAGATGCCTCTGAGGAAACCGAAGCTGGGTCTGAAGAAGGCCGCTCCGGCGCAGAGCGAGCAGCTGGACAACAACCCTCCAGACTCTCGCAACGGAAACGATGAAGAGATCCCCGTTCACAAAGGGTCGTACAACTTTGAACCCGACAAGTGGGACGATCCAAACTTCAACCCGTTCAGCCCGAAGAAAGGCGTCGGCAACTCGCCCAAACTCCCCAGGCCGTCTCATAGCTTCAACTCCGACGACTTCGACGACTCGATAGACCCGTTCAAATCCACCAACAAGATGGCCGACTCTCCTCCTAAGGCGTCCGCCTCGTTCGACCTGTCGTCCAGCGACTTTGACAACGAGAACGAGAATGACAATGTCGCAGAACTGGGCGACCAAAATCAGAACAAACcggccaagaagaagaaaactccCATCAAATC tAACACTTTCAGAGTGAAGCGGTCGCCCAAGAAATCTCCGCTGTCTGAACTTTGTCAG GATCCTCCGCCTGCAGATGAGCCCTCCTCCCTCCACACGCAGGACGACCACGCCACCGACGAGGAGAAGCTGGCCTCTTCCACGGGTCACAAGTGGAACCTGCACGACATGGAGGCGGACCTGAACTCTGACCAGCAGGACTTCCCTCAGCCGAGCGACCTCACGTCCTTTGTGAACGAGAGCAGTCTTCCTCATCGGGCTCCAG cacAAGACTATGAAATCGAGTACATGGAGAAGATCGGCTCCTCCTCGCCT CCGCTGTCCCTGAAGAAGCCGTCTTTGTACCTGAAGCTGGACTCTGTGTCGGACAGCTTAACCAAGAACATGCACGATCATGGATCAGAGCCCGGCTCCCCCTGCACAGG GAGTTTTGAGGAGATGGAAGCCCAGATCTCGGCGGGTATGAAGATGCCGGTCCTGAGCACACGGCCCGGTCCCGAGGGCTCCGCCGGGGATAAGGGCAGGAAGCGAGAGAGCGAGTCGCTCAGCCGAACGCAGAGCACAGAGAGGGACGAGCAG CCCCCCGTGGAGGCTCCGGCTCCAGCCCCGGCCCCGGCTATGCCCCCGTTAGACATGCTGTCCGAGTGCGACGACCCCCTGCAGTACCTGGAGTCCGACCTGGCCGAGACCAACCCCACCGCATTCGCCCAAAAACTACAG gaggagctggtgcTTGCTGCCCTGAGGATAGAGGCACTGCAGGTAGCCAAAAACATCTCTCAGTGCCCCTCCCTCTCCACTGTAACCCCCCAG TCTCGACTCAAGAAACCCAGCAATCGTCGGTGGAATATCAACGGTTCACCCTTACTCAAA